Proteins from one Corynebacterium testudinoris genomic window:
- a CDS encoding poly(ethylene terephthalate) hydrolase family protein: MSANLKKHLAQLSKRGPHRVLVGDLNYAGLPGKVYTPAEGKGVPAIAFGHDWTKSVKNYHATLRHLASWGIVVTAPDTERGIAPDHRGFSADLETCLQIAAGVKLGHGKVTVSPGKLGVAGHGMGAGAAVLMAANNPTVKAVGALYPAVTTPSSTEAARYVQAPGLVIGSGRNELFDAGNPPKVALNWGGPVAYREITNGNQAGFTEDALFQFSFGLGLPQYSAQDTARGLLTGFLLHELGGEKKYSDFAAPLAEAKHVQSFDGEELADKAAL; encoded by the coding sequence GTGTCTGCGAATCTGAAAAAGCACCTGGCCCAACTATCCAAGCGGGGCCCGCATCGCGTGCTCGTCGGTGACCTCAACTACGCCGGCCTGCCGGGTAAGGTCTATACCCCGGCGGAAGGTAAAGGTGTTCCGGCGATCGCTTTTGGCCACGACTGGACCAAGTCGGTGAAGAACTACCACGCCACCCTGCGCCACCTAGCCAGCTGGGGAATCGTCGTCACCGCCCCCGATACCGAGCGGGGGATCGCCCCTGATCATCGCGGCTTCTCCGCAGACTTGGAAACCTGCCTCCAGATCGCGGCTGGCGTGAAGCTCGGCCACGGCAAGGTCACCGTCTCCCCCGGCAAGCTCGGCGTCGCCGGGCACGGCATGGGAGCAGGCGCTGCGGTCCTCATGGCCGCCAATAATCCGACCGTCAAGGCCGTCGGTGCGCTCTACCCGGCCGTGACCACGCCCTCCTCGACGGAGGCCGCCCGCTACGTTCAGGCCCCCGGCCTGGTCATCGGCTCGGGCCGCAATGAGCTTTTCGACGCCGGTAATCCCCCCAAGGTCGCCCTCAACTGGGGCGGACCCGTCGCCTACCGCGAGATCACCAACGGCAATCAGGCCGGCTTCACCGAAGACGCCCTCTTCCAATTCAGCTTCGGCTTGGGCCTGCCGCAGTACTCCGCGCAGGACACGGCCCGCGGTCTGCTCACCGGCTTCCTCTTGCACGAGCTCGGCGGCGAGAAGAAGTACTCCGACTTTGCCGCCCCTCTTGCGGAGGCCAAGCACGTGCAGTCCTTCGATGGCGAGGAGCTCGCCGACAAGGCTGCGCTGTAG
- the glmS gene encoding glutamine--fructose-6-phosphate transaminase (isomerizing): MCGIVGYVGHRQGLNLALEALRRMEYRGYDSSGIAVAGVDADGDQVINMVKRAGKLANLEDKISEVGADNLEGTTAIGHTRWATHGRPTDANAHPHMSYDGRVAIVHNGIIENFAPLRAELEAAGIELKSETDSEVAAHLLARAYNEGETAGDFRASALAVLARLEGAFTLLFMHADHPDEIIAARRSTPLIVGVGENEMFLGSDVAAFIEFTKNAVELDQDNVVIITADGYEVLNFDGSAAEGKPFTIDWDLAAAEKGGFDSFMMKEIHEQPAAVRDTLAGHFQDGRVVLDESNISENDLKSINQVFVVACGSAYHSGLLAKYAIEHWVRVPVQIEVASEFRYRDPVLDERTLVLAISQSGETADTLEAVRHAKTQGAKVLAVCNTNGSQIPRESDAVLYTHAGPEIGVASTKAFLAQVAANYIVGLALAQAKGTKYPDEIVEIWEALEEIPGKVEEVLGCRDTIREISDALGQVRTMLFLGRNVGYPVALEGALKLKELAYIHAEGFPAGELKHGPIALIEDDLPVVVVVPSPRGVKLLHSKIVSNIQEIRARGAKTIVIAEEGDTSVEPYANWLITIPESASIMQPLLATIPLQYLAADIARACGNDDIDKPRNLAKSVTVE; the protein is encoded by the coding sequence ATGTGTGGAATTGTTGGATATGTCGGTCACCGACAAGGACTAAACCTGGCGCTGGAAGCACTGCGCCGTATGGAATACCGCGGGTACGACTCCTCGGGCATTGCTGTCGCGGGAGTTGACGCTGACGGCGACCAGGTCATCAATATGGTCAAGCGGGCGGGGAAGCTCGCCAATTTGGAAGACAAGATCTCGGAAGTCGGGGCGGACAACCTCGAGGGCACCACCGCTATTGGCCATACTCGCTGGGCCACGCACGGCCGGCCCACCGATGCCAATGCTCATCCCCATATGTCCTATGACGGTCGGGTCGCGATTGTTCACAACGGCATCATCGAGAACTTTGCGCCGCTGCGCGCAGAGCTGGAGGCCGCGGGCATTGAACTGAAGTCGGAGACGGACTCCGAGGTAGCGGCGCATCTTCTGGCGCGCGCCTACAACGAGGGGGAGACCGCGGGAGATTTCCGGGCGTCGGCCCTGGCCGTGCTGGCTCGCCTCGAGGGTGCCTTTACCTTGCTGTTCATGCATGCCGATCACCCGGACGAGATTATCGCTGCTCGCCGTTCCACCCCGCTCATTGTGGGCGTGGGCGAGAATGAAATGTTCCTCGGCTCGGACGTCGCGGCGTTCATCGAGTTCACCAAGAATGCCGTGGAATTGGATCAGGACAACGTGGTCATCATCACCGCCGATGGCTACGAGGTGCTCAACTTCGATGGTTCCGCCGCCGAGGGTAAGCCCTTCACCATCGACTGGGACCTGGCTGCGGCTGAGAAGGGTGGCTTTGATTCCTTCATGATGAAGGAGATCCACGAGCAGCCCGCCGCCGTCCGCGATACCCTCGCGGGCCACTTCCAGGATGGCCGGGTCGTGTTGGATGAGTCCAATATCTCCGAGAACGATTTGAAGTCCATCAACCAGGTCTTCGTCGTCGCCTGTGGTTCGGCGTATCACTCCGGATTGCTGGCCAAGTACGCCATTGAGCACTGGGTGCGCGTGCCCGTGCAGATCGAGGTGGCTTCTGAGTTCCGTTACCGGGACCCGGTCCTCGATGAGCGGACCTTGGTCCTCGCTATTTCCCAGTCCGGCGAGACCGCCGACACCTTGGAAGCCGTGCGGCATGCGAAGACCCAAGGCGCGAAGGTCCTGGCGGTGTGCAACACCAACGGTTCGCAGATCCCGCGCGAGTCTGACGCGGTGCTGTACACCCATGCCGGGCCGGAAATCGGTGTGGCGTCCACGAAGGCGTTCCTGGCGCAGGTCGCCGCCAACTACATTGTTGGTCTGGCATTGGCGCAGGCCAAGGGCACTAAGTACCCGGATGAGATCGTGGAGATCTGGGAGGCGCTGGAGGAGATCCCGGGCAAGGTGGAGGAGGTGCTGGGTTGCCGCGACACGATCCGGGAGATCTCGGATGCGCTTGGCCAGGTCCGCACCATGCTCTTCCTGGGCCGAAACGTCGGCTACCCCGTGGCCTTGGAGGGTGCGCTCAAGCTCAAGGAGCTGGCCTACATTCACGCCGAGGGCTTCCCGGCGGGCGAGCTCAAGCACGGCCCCATTGCGCTCATCGAGGATGACCTGCCGGTCGTTGTCGTTGTGCCGTCCCCGCGGGGCGTCAAGCTGCTGCATTCGAAGATCGTCTCCAATATCCAGGAGATCCGGGCGCGTGGCGCCAAGACGATCGTCATCGCCGAAGAGGGCGATACCTCGGTCGAGCCCTATGCCAACTGGCTCATCACCATCCCGGAGTCCGCGTCGATCATGCAGCCGCTGCTGGCCACGATCCCGTTGCAGTACCTGGCGGCGGATATCGCCCGGGCCTGCGGTAACGATGACATTGATAAACCGCGCAACCTGGCCAAGTCGGTGACGGTGGAGTAA